From a region of the Globicephala melas chromosome 19, mGloMel1.2, whole genome shotgun sequence genome:
- the CBLN1 gene encoding cerebellin-1 — MLGVVELLLLGAAWLAGPARGQNETEPIVLEGKCLVVCDSNPTSDPTGTALGISVRSGSAKVAFSAIRSTNHEPSEMSNRTMIIYFDQVLVNIGNNFDSERSTFIAPRKGIYSFNFHVVKVYNRQTIQVSLMLNGWPVISAFAGDQDVTREAASNGVLIQMEKGDRAYLKLERGNLMGGWKYSTFSGFLVFPL, encoded by the exons ATGCTGGGCGTCGtggagctgctgctgctgggggcaGCATGGCTGGCGGGCCCGGCCCGCGGGCAGAATGAGACGGAGCCCATCGTGCTGGAGGGCAAGTGCCTGGTGGTTTGCGACTCCAACCCTACGTCCGATCCCACGGGCACAGCTCTGGGCATCTCTGTGCGCTCCGGCAGCGCTAAGGTGGCTTTCTCTGCCATCAGAAGCACCAACCACGAGCCGTCCGAGATGAGTAATCGCACCATGATCATCTACTTCGACCAG GTACTAGTGAACATCGGGAACAACTTTGATTCAGAACGCAGCACTTTCATCGCCCCGCGCAAAGGGATCTACAGTTTTAACTTCCACGTGGTAAAAGTCTACAACAGACAGACCATCCAG GTGAGCCTCATGTTAAACGGGTGGCCGGTGATTTCAGCCTTCGCTGGTGACCAGGACGTGACCCGGGAAGCCGCCAGCAACGGAGTTCTAATCCAGATGGAGAAAGGCGACCGAGCATACCTCAAGCTGGAGCGGGGAAACTTGATGGGGGGCTGGAAGTACTCGACCTTCTCGGGATTCCTCGTATTTCCCCTCTGA